A genome region from Anastrepha ludens isolate Willacy chromosome 3, idAnaLude1.1, whole genome shotgun sequence includes the following:
- the LOC128856429 gene encoding uncharacterized protein LOC128856429 has translation MAMSCPLNNDYICFTIDNNLNWLSLEEIAKTLRIVVNKAIHTAAELILSDVKGEFYYPDPKLEPQTRTLIPDFLQFDAEYKEKHVNWINIQDFSVNEIFSQVRDYINLWHLSDCTKYTLGINDKSNVIPGKGSKYFLDAIFSKPTPICPNPLAVAKVLFTVTVPELLPKYYPVKVIYRFESYRTLYHAFGRYEVHSKDFQRYFIDSILQKKLVFYAKIFECRHPQIKLKEDENDEEEAEAEEDYKTRKYEADKSGQITAVNSSEE, from the coding sequence ATGGCAATGAGCTGTCCGTTGAATAACgattatatttgttttactaTTGATAACAACCTGAACTGGTTAAGTCTGGAGGAGATTGCGAAAACCTTGAGAATCGTAGTCAATAAAGCAATTCATACAGCGGCTGAGTTGATCCTAAGTGATGTGAAAGGCGAATTCTACTATCCTGATCCTAAACTTGAACCTCAGACAAGAACCTTAATTCCTGATTTTCTGCAATTCGATGCCGAATACAAAGAGAAGCATGTGAATTGGATTAATATACAGGACTTTTCCGTGAATGAAATATTCAGTCAAGTGCGTGACTATATAAATTTGTGGCATTTATCGGATTGCACGAAATATACACTCGGCATAAACGACAAATCAAATGTAATACCGGGGAAAGGCTCCAAGTATTTTCTGGATGCTATTTTTTCGAAGCCCACGCCGATTTGTCCCAATCCTTTGGCTGTTGCAAAAGTTCTCTTTACCGTTACAGTGCCCGAACTCTTGCCAAAATACTATCCAGTTAAGGTGATATATCGGTTTGAAAGCTATCGTACACTTTACCATGCGTTTGGACGCTATGAGGTGCACAGCAAGGATTTTCAGAGGTACTTCATAGATTCGATCCTCCAAAAGAAATTggtattttatgcaaaaatatttgaatgccgTCATccgcaaattaaattaaaggaaGATGAAAATGACGAAGAGGAAGCAGAAGCAGAAGAAGACTACAAAACTCGGAAATATGAAGCAGATAAAAGTGGTCAAATAACCGCCGTAAATAGTTCGGAAGAATAA
- the LOC128856430 gene encoding SREBP regulating gene protein, whose amino-acid sequence MWPRFLGRRILYITITLLAVIYLLTNLLKHGGLSALHADNMLTVQRTRPLIWRTLQEHLLPDEPQNRTNDPDVHCRNSVQGRDLLVDDRGFLCRREHLLLPSNCCDVEVPETQYYTCDTCNTTTHCCDIYEYCVSCCLHPTKRTLLELVLRTTTGRQAAVYARVEDHFELCLVKCRTNSHSVAHENKYRDGMPKYCYGQTEAHESQREVSVSVAR is encoded by the exons ATGTGGCCACGATTTCTTGGCCGACGTATACTCTACATAACCATCACATTACTTGCCGTAATATATTTACTAACGAATTTACTTAAG CATGGCGGTCTTAGCGCACTGCATGCGGACAATATGCTCACCGTTCAACGCACACGTCCGCTTATCTGGCGCACACTACAGGAACACTTACTGCCTGACGAACCTCAGAATCGCACCAACGATCCCGACGTGCATTGCCGCAACTCAGTGCAGGGCCGCGATTTACTCGTCGATGATCGTGGCTTTCTCTGCCGTCGCGAACATTTGTTGCTGCCCAGCAATTGCTGTGATGTGGAAGTGCCTGAAACACAATATTACACATGCGATACATGTAATACAACAACACATTGCTGTGACATATACGAATACTGTGTGTCTTGCTGCCTGCATCCGACGAAACGAACACTATTGGAGCTAGTGCTACGTACTACTACCGGCCGACAGGCAGCTGTATACGCGCGAGTGGAGGATCATTTCGAATTGTGTTTGGTTAAGTGTCGCACAAATTCGCACTCTGTGGCACACGAAAACAAATATCGCGATGGTATGCCTAAATATTGTTATGGGCAGACAGAAGCACACGAATCGCAGCGTGAAGTATCAGTTAGTGTGGCACGATGA
- the LOC128856428 gene encoding allantoinase, with protein sequence MDLLFLSKRIFLGTEQGFLNGGIIVDTEGIIRKVLRTAQEVNTYVYNTESEAVYDFGDKVLMPGLIDANVNISEPGRKDWEGFMAATKAAAAGGFTTIIDRPTNTIPPTTSVAALKTKTGVARGKIFVDVGFWGGLVPENIKEADSLLAAGVIGLQCTLSPTPAPVGDAFPAVNRKELEDVIGKLEDDTVLAFSAELPLKNVIEPNEEEPKKYESFLRTRPEEMEVNAVQLISQLANANKGKHMHIMNISSADVLPIVAQCKRAGANLTIETCPHYLTLSSEQIEDCHTEFKAQPPIRAKSNQPRLWEALKNGVLDIIASNHSPATPGVKCLNYGRARGNFLNAWPGVSSLQLGLSIVWTHCQAHGMGMEHIYRLMCQNPAVLCGLSSFKGKIEEGFDADFCIWDPDEEFNVSTDMLFSTNKATPYMDQRLRGVVHATIVRGLHVYQQYEGFGQPLGKVQLRKSTKKIVKFVRM encoded by the exons ATGGATTTGCTGTTCCTCAGCAAACGCATTTTTCTAGGCACCGAGCAGGGCTTCCTGAACGGTGGCATTATCGTCGACACAGAGGGCATCATACGTAAGGTCTTGCGCACTGCACAAGAGGTGAATACCTATGTATACAACACGGAATCGGAAGCG GTCTATGATTTTGGCGACAAAGTGCTCATGCCGGGTCTCATAGACGCCAATGTCAACATCAGCGAGCCGGGGCGTAAAGATTGGGAGGGATTTATGGCGGCCACTAAAGCAGCAGCTGCCGGCGGCTTTACCACAATCATCGACCGACCTAC TAACACCATACCGCCCACAACCAGCGTAGCGGCTTTAAAGACAAAGACAGGTGTGGCCCGTGGAAAGATTTTCGTAGATGTCGGTTTTTGGGGCGGTCTAGTGCCTGAGAATATCAAGGAAGCCGATTCGCTATTGGCCGCTGGCGTTATCGGTCTGCAATGCACACTTTCTCCTACACCAGCACCAGTGGGTGACGCTTTTCCGGCTGTAAATCGCAAAGAACTAGAAGATGTGATCGGCAAATTAGAGGACGACACCGTTTTGGCT TTTAGTGCCGAACTTCCACTGAAGAATGTCATAGAACCTAATGAGGAAGAGCCCAAGAAATATGAGTCTTTCCTGCGTACACGTCCTGAAGAAATGGAAGTAAACGCCGTGCAATTGATTAGTCAATTGGCGAATGCGAATAAGgg caaacatatgcacataatgAATATAAGTTCTGCCGATGTGCTGCCCATTGTTGCGCAATGCAAACGCGCCGGCGCTAATCTAACCATCGAAACATGTCCGCACTACCTAACGCTGTCTTCAGAGCAAATCGAGGATTGTCATACCGAATTCAAAGCTCAGCCCCCAATACGCGCCAAATCGAATCAGCCGCGTTTGTGGGAAGCTCTAAAGAACGGAGTCTTGGATATTATTGCCTCAAATCACTCACCAGCGACGCCAGGTGTGAAGTGTTTGAATTACGGGCGTGCGCGCGGAAACTTTTTGAACGCGTGGCCGGGCGTCTCGTCGCTGCAATTAG GTCTCTCAATTGTTTGGACACACTGCCAAGCGCATGGCATGGGTATGGAACATATTTATCGTCTTATGTGTCAAAATCCCGCAGTGCTCTGTGGTCTGTCCAGCTTTAAGGGTAAAATTGAGgagggctttgatgcggattttTGTATATGGGATCCAGACGAGGAGTTCAACGTGTCAACGGATATGCTCTTTTCTACTAATAAG GCAACACCCTATATGGATCAGCGCTTACGCGGTGTGGTGCATGCCACTATTGTACGCGGCTTGCATGTCTATCAGCAGTATGAGGGCTTCGGCCAGCCACTGGGCAAGGTGCAGTTGCGTAAAAGCACtaagaaaattgtcaaatttgttCGTATGTAA